In one window of Sciurus carolinensis chromosome X, mSciCar1.2, whole genome shotgun sequence DNA:
- the LOC124972116 gene encoding BTB/POZ domain-containing protein KCTD16-like, producing the protein MAMPEKSSCTKLSEDFSHFPQIIELNVGGQVYITRYPTLISIPGSLLWEMFSEKNLCSLIQDNKGRFFIDRDGFLFRYVLDYMRDRQVVLPDHFPEHGRLQREAEYFRLPELVKMLAPKMNKLYSVGNDLCQNDLEELSPSIDTLFNPSSTSIGHTSGPDNPLALTTSAGSDLKKAGFITIGYRGSYTLGRDSQTDAKFRRVARIMVCGKISLAKEVFGDTLNESRDPDRPPERYTSRYYLKFTFLEQAFDRLADAGFHMVACNSTGTCTVTHDQTDDKIWTSYTEYVFYRE; encoded by the coding sequence ATGGCCATGCCAGAAAAATCAAGTTGTACCAAACTGAGTGAGGATTTCAGTCATTTCCCTCAAATTATTGAACTCAATGTAGGTGGTCAGGTGTACATTACTCGCTATCCTACTTTGATTAGCATTCCTGGTTCCCTGCTCTGGGAAATGTTCAGTGAAAAGAATCTTTGTTCCCTGATCCAGGACAACAAAGGAAGGTTTTTCATAGACCGAGATGGTTTTCTCTTTCGTTATGTGCTAGATTATATGAGGGACCGGCAAGTAGTGCTTCCTGACCACTTTCCAGAGCATGGACGGCTCCAGAGAGAAGCAGAATACTTCAGATTGCCAGAACTGGTCAAGATGTTGGCTCCTAAAATGAATAAGCTCTACTCAGTTGGCAATGACCTATGCCAAAATGACCTAGAAGAGCTGTCCCCCAGCATTGATACCCTGTTTAATCCCTCTTCAACTAGTATTGGCCATACTAGTGGCCCTGATAACCCTCTAGCTCTGACAACAAGTGCTGGTTCTGATCTCAAGAAGGCAGGCTTCATCACTATTGGCTACCGGGGCTCCTATACTCTGGGTCGGGACAGCCAAACAGATGCCAAATTCCGCCGTGTGGCCCGAATCATGGTGTGTGGTAAGATCTCCTTGGCCAAAGAAGTGTTTGGAGATACTCTAAATGAGAGCAGAGACCCTGACCGTCCTCCTGAGCGATATACTTCTCGATACTACCTCAAATTCACCTTTCTGGAACAAGCCTTTGACAGACTAGCTGATGCTGGCTTCCACATGGTAGCATGCAACTCCACTGGCACCTGCACTGTCACACATGACCAGACAGATGACAAGATCTGGACCTCTTACACTGAATATGTTTTCTACCGTGAGTGA